CCGTACAGCCCGAGCCAGCCGGGTCCGGCACAACCCGCTCCCCCCGGACCGTGGGTGCGGGGAGGCAGACAGGACGGGGAGGTCTctgcccgcggcccctcagccccacatcgCGCTTTCACTTTCcacccgggggagcggggcgcggcggggtccgcagcccagcccagcccggggaCGGGGGGCACGGGTCCCCGCGGGCACGGACGGGCACCGTTGAGCCCCggggctctgcagccctgggCGCAGCCTGGGCCCTCGGCTGGGGTCCCCCCGCTCCGGGACACGGCTTGCGTGCTGGGAGGCTGTTGGGGTGCAGGGACAGGCCCTTACACTTCCCTTTCAGCCCTGTGTCAGACGTGCATGACGGCGGGGACAGTTCCCTTCTGCTGGGTCAGAAGTCCCCAGGTCGGACCGTGGGGTGCCTtacagccccatggctgccccatcaAGCCAGGGGGCCTGCGGGGGTCTGCAACTTGATATACTTGCCAGGGGCTTTCCTGCCCCACGGGACCAGTGGATCAGCCTTGGGACGGGCTGGCAGTGCTCTGGGTGGGCACAGGAGGCTCAGGCTCCCCCTGCCCAGGACTGCAGCACTGTTGGCAGGGGCACGGGGCGATGTGAGATTATAATCTGTTAGGAAATGTGGGGCTACCCTGCCAGAATCACTGCCACCCCACTTCAAAGTGAGCACTGATGGCATCAGGCAGCGCAGGCGGCTCTGGTGTGGTCTGTGGTTAGCGCAGGCATGGGAGAAGTGGTGCAAGGAAGCCCTTGCCTTGGGACGTAGGTTAGCGTGCAGGTTAGCACACGCGTGCTTGCAGAAGTGAGGTGATGGCGGAGTGCTGGGGAATGGCATGAATTCACAAGGTCTTGTTTCTTCCAGTGCTGGGAGCCTGGTGATGCCGTAAGATGCTTTGATAAGCAGTATGAACACAAGGGCAGGTGCTGCAACCGGTGTCAGCCAGGTACGGAgacctcttccccttcctggggTCCCAGGACCTGGCTATGCCAGGGCCCACAGTGGAGAAAGCCCAGCTCGGTGTGACTGAGCCATACTCCGCCCTGTTGCCAGTAGGGCTGATAGCTTCACTTCCCTGTGTCACCTCAGTGCTAGAGCAACTGGAGACCTCATGGGTGCCCTGGGAGAGACCCCCTGGACCTCACCAAATCTGCCACAGTTCTCTTGGTGCTGTCTGTGCACCTGTAGCCTCAGGACCCCCGTGGCATGGGCAGCTTGTGGGGAGAGTGCTGCAACTGGCACTGCCGGATCGTGAGGGTATTTGCTAGCTCCCGCTGTCACTCCCAGATCATTTCCCAGTCCTTGGAGTGCTGGAGACAGTGAACGCACCCCCCTGCTGTCCTGCCTCAGCACCCAGCAGCCCTCCCCACCCATCCCCATGCAGCACGTGTAGCCACCTGAGTGGCATCAGGCTACCAAGATGCTGCTTGATGGTGGCCTTGGCACCCACAGCTGCCAATGCTCCCCTGTTCTGctgacagagctgctgcctggagaGGGGGAAGGCCCCCTCGCCCCTTCCTCACCAGCCTCTATTGCAGGGGAAAAGCTGGTCTCCGAATGCAGTGTCACAGAAGACTCTGTCTGCGCCCGCTGTGAGAGCAGACACTATCAGCAGGGCTGGACAAAGGAGAGGCACTGTACCCCCCACGATATCTGTGAAGACAGTAAGTGCTCTCTgtgcccaccagccccagcctgcgggggctggaggggctggtgtccccccccaggctcAGTTGCCTGGTGCCGCAGCTCGCCCATGCTCCCTTTGCCCAGATGCTGGCCTCATCGTGAAGACGCCAGGAAACGCAACACACAACACGGTGTGCCAGTGCCGGGCCGGCATGCACTGCTCTGACACCAGCTGCCAGACCTGCGTGGAGAACCAGCCCTGCCAGCGCGGCTTCGGCTTCGTGGCAGGTGAgtccctccagctcctccctctCAGCAGGACCGATGCCCTGGCAGCATCAACCTCAGGCCCTCCAGGGAAAGGGGGACTCCCCCAGCAAGGTGCCCTTAGCAGGGCTTTGGGTGAGCTGTGCCTGCCGCTGTGCCCTGGCAGCATTGCCATGGGGAGGGCTGCCCACCTGACCCTCACAGCCCGTATTGACCTTCCTGCAACCTCTGCTTCTCTCCAGCCAAGGCCATGGCCCGGATGTCATCCCCCTGCGAGCCCTGTGCAGAAGGCACTTTCTCCAATGTCTCTTCTAAAACCGAGCCGTGCTATCCTTGGACAAGGTATTGTCTGAGTGCCGACCACATCCTTCACCGAtccccagctgtgcccagtgCTGTGAGCACATCCTCTGCTGCCAGCTTCCTTagggaccttggggaccaggcGGCTAGGATGGTCTCTGAGGGACAGAGCATCAGGCTAGCGTAGGGCAGGAGcgagagcagcagagctgtgaggCTGGTGAGGTCCAGGGTGGTGTGGCTGAGCAAGAGGCAGACATTCCGGCCCTTGTGACTGTCCCTCAGCATGTGCACAGAGTGCTGGCCCCTCCAGGGACGTTCACGCTGTTGTCTGCACTGGGGAGGAAGGGATGAAGAGCTATGGGGATCCCTCAATGCCCTGTCCAGGCTCTCCTTCCCAGCACGCTCCTTGGATGTAGTCATCAGCCAAGGCACCAGCCCTCTCCATGGGGAGTCTGGCTTTGAGAATGCCATGGGCTGGCAGGCCATCCCTGTCTTTAGAAAGCTGCTTGAGGGTTAATTGCACTCCCTGGTAGAAACGTGAGCCTTATTTCCAGGTTGAATTAGTCTCGCTTCAGCTGCCAGCCATTGGATTTCACTTTGCTTTTATCTGTGCCCAGAAATTACCTCCCCATGGAGCCACTTGTAGCCTGTCATCGAATCATCTCTGAGCTGTTCCGCAATAGCTGCGGTGCCCAAGCCCCAGGGTCTCCCTGACTGGGCAGGTCTCATATATCTGCTCCCTCCTGTGCCTTGTCCCCAGGCTTGTCCCCTGTCTTCAGCAGTTTCAGCAACTCCAGACCAGGACCCCAGGGTGGGGCCCTGCTAGGTACCCGTtgtccctgcatccccagccTGGGTCCCTGGGTTCCCAGCCactcgccccccgccccgagcccggcTAGCTCAGCATAGGTCGCTTTCTCGTGCAGCTCTGATGGCTGCCCAGCCCGGGCCGTTCCTCCTCGGGGGCTTTCCGTGTGCTCAGGCTGTGGTTACATGGTTTCCTTCTTTCCTGCAGCTGTGAGGAAAAGGGGCTGGTGGTGAAGGTGAAAGGGACGAACACCTCGGATGTGATCTGTGGTAAGTGCCTGGTGCAGAGCGGAGATCTCCTGGTGCTCCGGCTCTCGCAGCACTCGGGGGAGCTGGCCTGGTCCCTGGGTGTTTTAGAGAGAGGACTACTGCCCTGCTGGCATGATGCCTTCCCACTCCTCTCTGTCCCCATGAGGGATCCCTAAGAGACCAGGCCTGGAGCAGAGGCAGATCGGGGACCTTGGCGTCGCAGTGGGAGTGTCATGCGGGTGCCTCACTGAccccatctctctctctgcagagtcGGGCAGGCGCTCCTCGCTGTCAGTGCTGATCCCCATCACGGCTGCGATTGTCACATGCCTCGTGGGCATCTGCATCTACTGCCTGGTCCACACAGGTAAGGGGCTGGGACACGAGAAGTGATGCTTTGTCCACAGGGGCCATATAGGGCTGAGGAGCCGAGCAGGGGGGGACGGCGGCAGCTCTGCTGAGACTGGGGCAGCCCTTCTGGGGACACTGCCAGGGCATGGCTCCCCGAGCCCATCGCCCTGCCGGGTCAGTGGGCTCTGTCCCTGGGAGCAGGCACGTTTGCACTGCCACAGCCCAAGCTGGGCCAGCTCTTGGAGGAAAGCACCGGTGCCCTGTGGGTCCGGCCTGGCTCCCCCGCCTTGGCCCCCAgcctggaaacagcagcaggcaCAACGTGAGCCGCAGGACCTGCGGCGCAGGAGCACCTGCCCCAGCTCTGAGCCCTGAGAGCTCAttgcgggcagggcaggagcattCCCCTGACTGTTGTCTTCTCTGTCCCTCTTTCCATCCAGATCCCAGGCGACGGGTGCAGAAGC
The genomic region above belongs to Larus michahellis chromosome 12, bLarMic1.1, whole genome shotgun sequence and contains:
- the CD40 gene encoding tumor necrosis factor receptor superfamily member 5, which encodes MKRLRLLGLLGAVLLGCWEPGDAVRCFDKQYEHKGRCCNRCQPGEKLVSECSVTEDSVCARCESRHYQQGWTKERHCTPHDICEDNAGLIVKTPGNATHNTVCQCRAGMHCSDTSCQTCVENQPCQRGFGFVAAKAMARMSSPCEPCAEGTFSNVSSKTEPCYPWTSCEEKGLVVKVKGTNTSDVICESGRRSSLSVLIPITAAIVTCLVGICIYCLVHTDPRRRVQKQIEAGKPVENQQPMEDGEDMPHMQETLLKGQPVAQEDGKESRISEQERL